A window of Streptomyces sp. SAI-127 contains these coding sequences:
- a CDS encoding NADP-dependent oxidoreductase, whose amino-acid sequence MPKAYVFTRYGGPETEAFVDVDRPSPGPGQLLVAVRAAGVNPVDWKIRSGYRRPGDSGDRAFPAVLGSEVSGVVAELGEDVEGFAVGDDVFGNTLSGGYAEYTLVPVVIAAHKPAELSHVAAATLPVAAATAYDGVRQLDLPRGATLLVTGAGGGVGAAAVQIARAFGLRVVGVASEGKKDFVESLGAEHVSSGPAWAERARAAAPDGIDGVYDLVGGEVLAEAAELLTDRTRLITAGAPEEDVRRLGGTRVTRARDAAVLEELARLVLKGDLDPHITETFPLDRAGEALRAVEEGHARGKTVIEVAR is encoded by the coding sequence GGCGTTCGTGGACGTGGACCGGCCGAGCCCCGGACCCGGTCAGCTCCTGGTGGCCGTCCGTGCGGCGGGCGTGAACCCGGTGGACTGGAAGATCCGCTCGGGCTACCGGCGCCCCGGCGACAGCGGTGACCGTGCCTTCCCCGCGGTGCTCGGCAGCGAGGTCTCCGGTGTCGTGGCGGAGCTCGGCGAGGATGTCGAGGGGTTCGCGGTCGGGGACGACGTCTTCGGCAACACGCTCAGCGGAGGCTACGCCGAGTACACCCTGGTGCCGGTCGTGATCGCCGCGCACAAGCCCGCCGAACTGTCCCACGTGGCCGCCGCCACCCTGCCCGTCGCCGCCGCGACCGCCTACGACGGGGTCCGCCAGCTCGATCTGCCCCGGGGCGCGACGCTGCTGGTGACCGGCGCGGGCGGGGGAGTCGGCGCGGCGGCCGTGCAGATCGCCCGTGCCTTCGGGCTTCGCGTGGTCGGCGTCGCGAGCGAGGGCAAGAAGGACTTCGTCGAGTCGCTCGGCGCCGAGCACGTCTCCTCCGGGCCGGCCTGGGCCGAGCGGGCCCGGGCGGCCGCGCCGGACGGCATCGACGGGGTGTACGACCTCGTCGGCGGCGAAGTGCTCGCCGAGGCCGCCGAGTTGCTCACCGACCGGACGAGGCTGATCACCGCCGGCGCCCCGGAGGAGGACGTGCGGCGGCTGGGCGGCACCCGCGTGACGAGGGCCCGCGACGCGGCCGTACTGGAGGAGCTGGCGCGGCTCGTGCTCAAGGGCGACCTGGACCCGCACATCACCGAAACGTTTCCCCTCGACCGTGCCGGCGAGGCGCTGCGCGCGGTCGAGGAAGGCCATGCCCGCGGCAAGACGGTCATCGAGGTCGCCCGATGA
- a CDS encoding GNAT family N-acetyltransferase, with translation MTAGAPHVLDNPALASLTGPHAHFAEKRGRVLRYPVDVSPWLALPDEPDDGDWADLAALAGPGAEVPLTAYAGQVPEGWEITFHVEGVQLVDDGLTTAPDPEAVRLGPADVPEILDLIERTRPGPFLPRTIEMGTYLGIRRGGALVAMAGERLHPPGWTEISAVCTDAGVRGQGLATRLILAVAHGIRERGETPFLHTGAKNTGAIRLYESLGFRLRRTTAFLAARVPERLPETVS, from the coding sequence ATGACCGCCGGCGCCCCGCACGTCCTCGACAACCCCGCCCTCGCCTCCCTGACCGGCCCGCACGCCCACTTCGCCGAGAAGCGCGGCCGGGTCCTCCGTTACCCCGTCGACGTCTCGCCGTGGCTGGCCCTGCCCGACGAGCCCGACGACGGCGACTGGGCCGACCTCGCGGCGCTCGCGGGCCCCGGCGCAGAGGTACCGCTGACGGCTTACGCGGGACAGGTCCCGGAGGGCTGGGAGATCACGTTCCACGTCGAGGGCGTCCAGCTGGTGGACGACGGCCTCACCACCGCACCCGACCCGGAGGCGGTCCGGCTCGGCCCCGCCGACGTCCCCGAGATCCTCGACCTGATCGAACGGACCCGGCCGGGACCCTTCCTGCCCCGCACCATAGAGATGGGCACCTACCTGGGCATACGCCGGGGCGGCGCCCTCGTCGCGATGGCGGGGGAACGGCTGCACCCGCCCGGCTGGACGGAGATCAGCGCGGTCTGCACCGACGCCGGAGTCCGCGGCCAGGGTCTCGCGACCCGGCTGATCCTCGCCGTCGCGCACGGCATACGCGAGCGCGGCGAGACCCCGTTCCTGCACACGGGCGCGAAGAACACCGGTGCCATCCGGCTCTACGAGTCCCTCGGCTTCCGGCTCCGGCGCACCACCGCCTTCCTCGCCGCACGGGTGCCCGAGCGGTTGCCGGAGACGGTGTCCTAG
- a CDS encoding MarR family winged helix-turn-helix transcriptional regulator — MEAATAVETIQREMTVFARRARASAGRLHPELSLVSYTLLGHLEERDGCRATDLAAHYALDKSTVSRQVAALERAGLVERRQDPEDHRVQVLHLTEAGRHILGQVTVSRRAAVGERLADWSPEDLERFAGYLVRYNAWPQSG, encoded by the coding sequence GTGGAAGCAGCAACGGCCGTGGAGACGATCCAGCGCGAGATGACGGTCTTCGCGCGACGGGCCCGGGCCTCGGCGGGCCGCCTGCATCCCGAGCTGTCGCTGGTGTCGTACACGCTCCTCGGGCATCTCGAGGAGCGCGACGGCTGCCGCGCCACCGACCTGGCCGCCCACTACGCCCTGGACAAGTCCACGGTGAGCCGCCAGGTCGCCGCTCTGGAGCGGGCCGGTCTCGTCGAACGGCGCCAGGACCCGGAGGACCACCGGGTCCAGGTGCTGCATCTGACCGAGGCGGGTCGGCACATCCTGGGCCAGGTCACCGTGAGCCGCCGCGCGGCCGTCGGCGAGCGGCTCGCGGACTGGTCGCCGGAGGACCTGGAGCGGTTCGCCGGGTACCTGGTGCGTTACAACGCCTGGCCGCAGTCCGGCTGA
- a CDS encoding putative protein N(5)-glutamine methyltransferase encodes MPSLSPRFTSADSVVAALRTAGCVFAEDEARLILAAARTPDELAGMVDRRVTGHPLELVVGWAEFRGLRITVGPGVFVPRRRTEFLVEQALAQAPDASVVVDLCCGSGAVGAALAAALGPVELHAADIDPAAVDCARRNTADAGGRAHTGDLFDALPADLRGRVDILAANVPYVPTDEVALLPTEARDHEPLVALDGGADGLDILRRVATEAPHWLAPGGCLLVETSERQASAAVDAFTRSGLTPRLAVSEEHYAHVVIGTWA; translated from the coding sequence ATGCCTTCACTCTCTCCCCGCTTCACCTCTGCCGACTCCGTCGTCGCCGCACTCCGCACCGCGGGCTGTGTCTTCGCCGAGGACGAGGCACGCCTGATCCTCGCCGCCGCCCGCACCCCGGACGAACTGGCCGGCATGGTGGACCGCAGGGTCACCGGACACCCCCTCGAACTCGTCGTCGGCTGGGCGGAGTTCCGCGGACTGCGCATCACCGTCGGCCCCGGCGTCTTCGTCCCCCGCCGTCGCACCGAGTTCCTCGTCGAACAGGCCCTCGCCCAGGCGCCGGACGCCTCCGTCGTCGTGGACCTGTGCTGCGGCTCGGGTGCGGTCGGCGCCGCGCTCGCCGCCGCGCTGGGCCCGGTCGAGCTGCACGCCGCCGACATCGACCCGGCCGCGGTGGACTGCGCCCGCCGCAACACCGCCGACGCGGGCGGCAGGGCCCACACCGGCGACCTCTTCGACGCCCTCCCCGCCGACCTGCGCGGCCGTGTGGACATCCTCGCGGCCAACGTCCCCTACGTCCCCACCGACGAGGTCGCCCTCCTGCCCACCGAGGCCCGCGACCACGAGCCCCTGGTCGCCCTCGACGGCGGCGCGGACGGCCTGGACATCCTGCGCCGCGTCGCCACCGAAGCCCCTCACTGGCTCGCCCCCGGCGGCTGCCTCCTCGTCGAGACCAGCGAACGCCAGGCCTCCGCCGCCGTCGACGCCTTCACCCGCAGCGGCCTGACACCCCGCCTCGCGGTCTCCGAGGAGCACTACGCCCACGTCGTGATCGGCACCTGGGCCTAG
- a CDS encoding LysR family transcriptional regulator, with protein sequence MDLDAVRTFVAVADAGRFQEAADRLTITQQAVSKRVAALEKDLGARLFTRTPRGARLTIDGQAFLPHARELLRAAERAAASVRPGSRALRVDVIGRRLAPAELLRAFHRTHPDIELDVVTLFDADAAVAALRSGTIDATFRAVPHSAGQSADDIESVRVYDEPVQLLTGPGHALAGARSVELPRLAGHRIWMPGLVTGTEWGTYYDDLAAAFGLTIEVTGPDFGTDPLLDTIADSSALATLVGELTRLVWPSGQDLRRIPVHGPTPVYPHSLIWRADNAHPALAALRAHLHATRPEPPGVGTWAPGWA encoded by the coding sequence ATGGATCTCGACGCCGTACGCACCTTTGTCGCCGTGGCGGACGCGGGGCGGTTCCAGGAGGCCGCCGACCGGCTGACGATCACCCAGCAGGCCGTGTCGAAGCGGGTCGCCGCGCTGGAGAAGGACCTCGGGGCGCGCCTGTTCACCCGCACGCCGCGCGGTGCCCGGCTCACCATCGACGGACAGGCGTTCCTGCCCCACGCCCGCGAACTGCTCCGGGCCGCGGAACGGGCGGCCGCTTCGGTGCGGCCGGGCAGCCGGGCCCTGCGCGTCGACGTGATCGGCCGCCGCCTCGCGCCGGCCGAACTGCTGCGCGCCTTCCACCGCACGCACCCCGACATCGAACTCGACGTCGTCACCCTCTTCGACGCCGACGCGGCCGTCGCCGCACTCCGGTCCGGCACGATCGACGCCACCTTCCGCGCGGTCCCGCATTCCGCGGGACAGTCGGCCGACGACATCGAGTCCGTACGGGTCTACGACGAGCCGGTCCAACTGCTCACCGGCCCCGGCCACGCGCTCGCGGGAGCCCGCTCGGTGGAGCTCCCCCGACTGGCCGGGCACCGCATCTGGATGCCCGGCCTGGTCACCGGAACCGAGTGGGGCACCTACTACGACGACCTCGCCGCCGCCTTCGGCCTCACCATCGAGGTCACCGGCCCCGACTTCGGCACCGACCCCCTTCTCGACACCATCGCCGACTCCTCGGCCCTGGCGACCCTCGTCGGCGAGCTGACCCGTCTGGTCTGGCCGTCCGGCCAGGACCTGCGCCGCATCCCGGTGCACGGGCCCACGCCGGTCTACCCCCACTCCCTGATCTGGCGCGCCGACAACGCCCACCCGGCACTCGCCGCCCTTCGGGCGCACCTGCACGCCACCCGGCCGGAACCGCCGGGCGTGGGGACGTGGGCACCTGGCTGGGCCTAG
- a CDS encoding MFS transporter, with the protein MNGKRSLGRRFGWLWAAYAVSAFGTSLSFGAFPLIAVLVLHSGPAAVSALAAVGLAVGAAVAVPLGPWVEFRRKRPVMVAMDLVRFAALLSVPAAYVLGVLSFVQLLAVSVVVAAADITFGAASGAFLKSLVGGDDLLIANGRFEATNWTTIVIGPPLGGAAIGLFGPVTTLLADAVSYLLSALGIRAIGGGEPRPAPTGAAKGSLLEGWRYILASPVLRPLFFNTVLVNALIMVPVPLLTVLMLGPLGFAPWHYALAFSVPCLGGLLGSRIARPLVARFGRHRVLLTSGVLRACWPLGLAFVGPGAAGLLLVMAVELGVITSCAVFNPVFSTFRLETTPTDRLVRTLSAWSVTGKLTTAALTALWGVLATFTGTREAIALAGLLLLATPLLLPRRPAAVPEASQDALHSSAGSP; encoded by the coding sequence GTGAACGGGAAGCGGTCGCTGGGGCGGCGGTTCGGGTGGCTGTGGGCGGCCTACGCGGTCAGTGCGTTCGGCACCTCGCTGTCGTTCGGCGCCTTCCCGCTGATCGCCGTCCTGGTGCTGCACTCCGGCCCTGCCGCGGTGTCCGCACTGGCGGCCGTGGGACTCGCGGTCGGGGCCGCGGTGGCGGTGCCGCTCGGACCCTGGGTGGAGTTCCGCCGCAAGAGACCGGTGATGGTCGCAATGGACCTCGTCCGGTTCGCCGCCCTGCTGAGCGTGCCCGCCGCATACGTGCTCGGTGTGCTCAGCTTCGTCCAGCTGCTGGCCGTGTCGGTGGTCGTGGCGGCGGCCGACATCACCTTCGGCGCCGCCTCGGGAGCCTTCCTCAAGTCCCTCGTCGGCGGGGACGACCTGTTGATCGCCAACGGGCGGTTCGAGGCCACGAACTGGACGACCATCGTGATCGGGCCTCCCCTCGGCGGTGCCGCCATCGGGCTCTTCGGTCCTGTGACGACCCTGCTGGCCGACGCCGTCAGCTATCTGCTGTCCGCGCTGGGGATCCGGGCGATCGGTGGCGGCGAGCCACGGCCGGCGCCCACCGGGGCGGCGAAGGGGTCCCTCCTGGAGGGCTGGCGGTACATCCTGGCCAGTCCCGTCCTGCGCCCGCTGTTCTTCAACACGGTCCTGGTCAACGCCCTGATCATGGTGCCGGTGCCGCTGTTGACCGTCCTCATGCTCGGCCCGCTGGGCTTCGCCCCCTGGCATTACGCCCTCGCCTTCTCGGTGCCCTGTCTCGGGGGCCTGCTCGGCTCACGGATCGCGCGCCCGCTGGTCGCCCGGTTCGGACGGCACCGCGTCCTGCTCACCTCGGGCGTCCTGCGCGCGTGCTGGCCGCTCGGCCTGGCCTTCGTCGGCCCCGGTGCCGCCGGGCTGCTGCTCGTGATGGCCGTCGAGCTCGGGGTGATCACCTCCTGCGCGGTCTTCAACCCGGTGTTCTCCACCTTCCGGCTGGAGACGACGCCGACGGACCGTCTGGTCCGCACGCTCTCCGCCTGGTCGGTCACAGGCAAGCTGACCACCGCGGCCCTGACCGCCCTGTGGGGTGTGCTCGCCACCTTCACCGGAACCCGTGAAGCGATCGCGCTGGCCGGGCTGCTGCTACTGGCCACCCCGCTCCTGCTGCCCCGGCGGCCCGCCGCCGTGCCCGAGGCGAGTCAGGACGCCCTGCACTCTTCCGCCGGGTCCCCCTGA
- a CDS encoding SpoIIE family protein phosphatase → MGAAGIPAAEGAEPPRGAVRPSGLLDELGMASVVLDARGHIVLWSPQAEELFGYTAREALGQYAAHLMIHEQHADLVVKLFADVMETGQSWAGAFPVRQKDGGTKLVEFRNMRLLDDHGDVYALGLCADQQTVRRLERDVALSTRMVSQSPIGLAVLDTELRYVSVNPALEQLNGVPAEEHVGRKIGEVLPHLDVAAFEAAAREVLRTGTPLVDQHTVGYTPADPDREHAWSVSLYRLEDALGTVLGVAGSVLDVTEQHLATVEAETARRRLALVADASARIGTTLDLDRTARELADVAVPELADVAAVDLLEAVVQGRPSTLGPAEPAVMRPLAVDAAGAPEVLSAADPPGQVARYAPERLVTECVRTGSPVLVAQVGPDDLARIARSPEAAALLAEAGVRSYLAVPLIARGEVLGALDLKRVHNPEPFGEDDLLLARELAARAAVQIDNARWYQDARNTALTLQRSLLPSHPSVTGGLEVASRYQPAGATAEVGGDWFDVIPLGEGKTALVVGDVMGSGITAAATMGRLRTATNTLASLDLDPAKLLEHLDRITEDLDHSIATCVYAVHDPRLGQCRIANAGHLPPVRLRPGRPPELLELPTGAPLGVGGVAFSTTTVDLAPGDRLVLYTDGLVETRQHPLDERLDALLDLLDSPDGPLEEVCDLLLRTLHQPDNSDDVALLIARVQTPVT, encoded by the coding sequence ATGGGTGCAGCCGGAATACCCGCGGCCGAGGGCGCAGAGCCCCCGCGTGGGGCGGTACGGCCGAGCGGGCTGCTCGACGAGTTGGGCATGGCCTCGGTGGTGCTGGACGCCCGGGGGCACATCGTGCTGTGGAGCCCGCAGGCCGAGGAGCTGTTCGGCTACACCGCGCGGGAGGCGCTGGGGCAGTACGCGGCGCATCTGATGATCCACGAACAGCATGCCGACCTGGTCGTCAAGCTGTTCGCCGACGTCATGGAGACCGGGCAGAGCTGGGCCGGCGCCTTCCCCGTCCGGCAGAAGGACGGCGGCACCAAGCTGGTCGAGTTCCGCAACATGCGGCTGCTGGACGACCACGGGGACGTCTACGCGCTGGGGCTGTGCGCCGACCAGCAGACCGTGCGCCGGCTGGAGCGGGACGTGGCGCTCTCGACGCGCATGGTCTCGCAGTCCCCGATCGGGCTGGCCGTGCTGGACACCGAGCTGCGGTACGTCTCGGTGAATCCGGCCCTGGAGCAGCTGAACGGTGTGCCGGCCGAGGAACACGTCGGGCGGAAGATCGGCGAGGTCCTGCCGCATCTCGACGTGGCCGCCTTCGAGGCCGCCGCCCGCGAGGTGCTGCGCACCGGCACACCGCTCGTCGACCAGCACACGGTCGGTTACACGCCCGCGGACCCGGACAGGGAGCACGCCTGGTCGGTCTCGCTGTACCGCCTCGAGGACGCGCTGGGGACCGTCCTGGGCGTGGCGGGCTCGGTGCTGGACGTCACCGAGCAGCATCTGGCGACCGTCGAGGCGGAGACGGCCCGGCGCCGCCTCGCGCTCGTGGCCGACGCCTCCGCCCGTATCGGCACCACCCTCGACCTGGACCGCACCGCCCGTGAGCTGGCCGACGTGGCCGTGCCGGAACTCGCGGACGTGGCGGCCGTGGACCTGCTGGAGGCGGTGGTGCAGGGCAGACCCAGCACCCTCGGCCCCGCCGAGCCCGCCGTGATGCGTCCCCTGGCCGTCGACGCGGCCGGTGCCCCCGAGGTCCTGAGCGCGGCCGATCCGCCCGGGCAGGTCGCCCGTTACGCCCCCGAGCGCCTGGTCACCGAGTGCGTACGCACGGGAAGCCCCGTCCTGGTGGCCCAGGTCGGGCCCGACGACCTCGCCCGTATCGCCCGCTCACCGGAGGCGGCCGCGCTGCTGGCCGAGGCCGGCGTGCGCTCCTATCTGGCCGTGCCGCTGATCGCGCGCGGCGAGGTGCTCGGCGCCCTCGACCTCAAGCGCGTCCACAATCCGGAGCCGTTCGGCGAGGACGACCTGCTGCTCGCGCGGGAGCTGGCGGCCCGCGCGGCGGTGCAGATCGACAACGCCCGCTGGTACCAGGACGCCCGCAACACCGCTCTCACCCTGCAGCGCAGTCTGCTGCCCAGCCACCCCTCCGTGACCGGCGGCCTCGAGGTCGCCTCGCGCTACCAGCCCGCGGGCGCCACCGCCGAGGTCGGCGGCGACTGGTTCGACGTGATTCCGCTGGGTGAGGGCAAGACCGCCCTCGTCGTGGGTGACGTGATGGGCAGCGGCATCACCGCCGCCGCGACCATGGGCCGGCTGCGCACCGCGACGAACACCCTGGCCTCCCTCGACCTCGACCCGGCCAAGCTCCTCGAACACCTCGACCGGATCACCGAGGACCTGGACCACTCCATCGCCACCTGCGTCTACGCCGTGCACGATCCGCGGCTCGGACAGTGCCGGATCGCCAACGCCGGGCACCTGCCTCCGGTACGGCTGCGCCCCGGCCGCCCGCCCGAACTGCTCGAACTGCCCACGGGGGCGCCGCTGGGCGTGGGCGGTGTCGCCTTCTCCACGACCACCGTCGACCTCGCACCCGGCGACCGGCTCGTCCTGTACACGGACGGTCTCGTCGAGACCCGGCAGCATCCGCTCGACGAGCGTCTGGACGCACTCCTCGACCTGCTCGACAGCCCCGACGGTCCGCTGGAGGAGGTCTGCGACCTGCTGCTGCGCACACTGCACCAGCCGGACAACTCCGACGACGTGGCGCTGCTGATCGCACGGGTGCAGACGCCTGTGACCTGA
- a CDS encoding cation:proton antiporter has product MGHADTLLAMGGAFLAAAFLARLGGRIGLPTIPLFMLAGILLGPHTPGLVLVEDAHDFEMLSALGLVLLLFYLGLEFHVDDLRTGGRRLLAAGGIYLLANVGAGLGFGFALGWGTREALVLAGVLGISSSAIVTKILIDLGRIGRPETRLILGVIVVEDIFLALYLAALQPVVSGARGPMEVLLQAGKAFGFLLVLAVAARYGTRWIGRLIHVRDNELLVISFLGAAVLVAGVSEVLGVADAIGAFMVGLILAGTPSGPRIRRLVHPLRDAFAAIFFFAFGLSIDPGVVTSVAGPVAAAAAVTVVMNVVAGLLVARLYGYGAHPAADIATTLVARGEFALILGAMAAGAGLDARLAPFIAGYVLVLAVLGPVAAGRAQLLARVLGSRRAREQGDDVTPEPVSVAVGADAER; this is encoded by the coding sequence ATGGGACACGCTGACACCCTGCTCGCCATGGGCGGCGCCTTCCTGGCCGCCGCGTTCCTCGCCCGCCTCGGCGGCCGGATCGGACTGCCGACCATCCCGCTGTTCATGCTCGCCGGTATTCTGCTCGGCCCGCACACCCCCGGCCTCGTCCTCGTCGAGGACGCGCACGACTTCGAGATGCTCTCCGCGCTCGGCCTGGTGCTGCTGCTGTTCTACCTGGGCCTGGAGTTCCACGTCGACGACCTGCGCACCGGCGGCAGGCGCCTGCTCGCCGCGGGCGGCATCTACCTCCTGGCGAACGTCGGCGCCGGTCTCGGCTTCGGGTTCGCCCTGGGCTGGGGGACCCGGGAGGCACTGGTGCTCGCCGGGGTCCTCGGCATCTCCTCGTCCGCGATCGTCACCAAGATCCTCATCGACCTGGGGCGGATCGGCCGCCCCGAGACCCGGCTGATCCTCGGCGTGATCGTGGTGGAGGACATCTTCCTCGCGCTCTACCTCGCCGCGCTCCAGCCGGTCGTCAGCGGCGCGCGCGGACCGATGGAGGTGCTCCTGCAGGCGGGCAAGGCCTTCGGGTTCCTGCTGGTGCTGGCCGTCGCCGCCCGGTACGGGACGCGCTGGATCGGCCGGCTGATCCACGTCCGGGACAACGAACTCCTGGTCATCAGCTTCCTCGGCGCCGCGGTCCTCGTCGCCGGAGTCTCCGAGGTCCTCGGCGTCGCCGACGCCATCGGCGCCTTCATGGTGGGCCTGATCCTGGCCGGCACACCCTCCGGCCCCCGCATCCGCCGACTGGTGCACCCGCTGCGCGACGCCTTCGCCGCGATCTTCTTCTTCGCCTTCGGGCTGTCCATCGACCCCGGAGTCGTCACGTCCGTCGCCGGACCCGTAGCCGCCGCGGCGGCCGTGACCGTCGTGATGAACGTCGTCGCCGGCCTGCTCGTCGCCCGTCTCTACGGCTACGGCGCCCACCCCGCGGCCGACATCGCCACGACCCTCGTGGCCCGGGGGGAGTTCGCCCTGATCCTCGGCGCGATGGCGGCCGGCGCGGGGCTCGACGCACGTCTGGCGCCGTTCATCGCCGGGTATGTCCTTGTCCTGGCCGTTCTCGGCCCGGTGGCCGCGGGGCGGGCCCAGCTGCTGGCCCGGGTGCTGGGGTCACGTCGTGCCCGCGAGCAGGGGGACGACGTCACACCGGAGCCGGTTTCGGTCGCGGTGGGCGCCGACGCCGAACGGTAG
- a CDS encoding DUF3040 domain-containing protein, with protein sequence MRQPDDEHLVDLAARLERDDPRFARALGSGRPARPREYRRTRAWGSLAVAVTLLAAGMALPEGILVAAGLVLAGIAVPLFDPHRDRPPR encoded by the coding sequence ATGCGCCAGCCCGATGACGAACACCTGGTCGATCTCGCGGCACGGCTGGAGCGTGACGACCCACGGTTCGCCCGCGCCCTGGGGTCGGGCCGCCCCGCCCGGCCCCGCGAGTACCGGCGCACCCGCGCCTGGGGGAGCCTCGCCGTCGCCGTGACCCTCCTGGCCGCGGGGATGGCTCTGCCCGAGGGCATTCTCGTGGCCGCGGGTCTGGTGCTCGCCGGTATCGCCGTTCCCTTGTTCGACCCGCACCGCGATCGCCCGCCTCGCTGA
- a CDS encoding NADPH-dependent 2,4-dienoyl-CoA reductase codes for MSRYPHLLNPLDLGFTTLPNRVLMGSMHVGLEEAERGFERMAAFYAERARGGVGLIVTGGIAPNEEGRPGEGGAKLTTDAEAEQHRQITEAVHREGGRIAMQILHFGRYAYHQDLVAPSPLQAPISPFPPRELTDAEVERTIGDYARAARLARQAGYDGVEIMGSEGYLINEFIAAQTNHRTDRWGGSYENRMRFPVEIVRQVREAVGEDFIIVYRLSMLDLVPAGSTLDEVITLAKAVEAAGATIINTGIGWHEARIPTIATSVPRGAYTWVTKRLMGEVSIPLVTTNRINTPELAEELLADGYADMVSMARPMLADPEFVNKAAEGRPEAINTCIGCNQACLDHTFSGKITSCLVNPRACHETELVLAPTRLRKRVAVVGAGPAGLACAVSAAERGHDVTLFDAASEIGGQLNVARRVPGKQEFDETIRYFRHQLDAHDVDVRLNTPVDAGDLSAYDEVVVATGVTPRTPDIPGVDHPSVVGYLDVLRDGAPVGDRVAILGAGGIGFDVAEFLTDGGDKAHENPETYFRQWGVDMDYTAPGGLAAPERPAPPRTVHLLQRKTSKVGAGLGKTTGWIHRTELKHRGVTMVPGARYDRIDDAGVHVTVGEESTVLEVDTVVLCTGQDPRRDLYEELVAAGRSAHLIGGADVAAELDAKRAIKQGTEVAAAL; via the coding sequence ATGAGCCGTTACCCGCACCTGCTGAACCCGCTCGACCTGGGCTTCACCACGCTGCCCAACCGCGTCCTGATGGGCTCCATGCACGTGGGCCTCGAGGAGGCCGAGCGCGGCTTCGAGCGCATGGCCGCCTTCTACGCGGAGCGAGCGCGCGGGGGAGTGGGCCTGATCGTCACCGGCGGCATCGCGCCCAACGAGGAGGGGCGGCCCGGCGAGGGCGGCGCCAAGCTCACCACCGACGCGGAGGCCGAGCAGCACCGGCAGATCACCGAGGCCGTGCACCGCGAGGGCGGCCGGATCGCGATGCAGATCCTGCACTTCGGCCGGTACGCCTACCACCAGGACCTGGTCGCCCCCAGCCCCCTCCAGGCGCCGATCAGCCCCTTCCCGCCCCGCGAGCTCACCGACGCCGAGGTCGAGCGGACCATCGGCGACTACGCCCGCGCCGCCCGCCTCGCCCGGCAGGCCGGCTACGACGGCGTGGAGATCATGGGCTCCGAGGGCTACCTCATCAACGAGTTCATCGCCGCGCAGACCAACCACCGCACCGACCGCTGGGGCGGGTCGTACGAGAACCGCATGCGCTTCCCCGTGGAGATCGTGCGGCAGGTGCGCGAGGCCGTCGGCGAGGACTTCATCATCGTCTACCGGCTGTCCATGCTGGACCTCGTCCCGGCCGGCTCGACGCTGGACGAGGTGATCACGCTGGCCAAGGCCGTCGAGGCCGCCGGGGCCACGATCATCAACACCGGCATCGGCTGGCACGAGGCCCGCATCCCCACCATCGCGACCTCGGTGCCGCGCGGCGCCTACACCTGGGTGACGAAGCGGCTCATGGGCGAGGTGTCGATCCCGCTCGTCACCACCAACCGCATCAACACCCCCGAACTGGCCGAGGAGTTGCTCGCCGACGGGTACGCGGACATGGTGTCGATGGCCCGCCCGATGCTCGCCGACCCGGAGTTCGTGAACAAGGCGGCCGAGGGCCGTCCCGAGGCCATCAACACCTGCATCGGCTGCAACCAGGCCTGTCTCGACCACACCTTCAGCGGGAAGATCACCTCCTGCCTGGTCAACCCGCGCGCCTGCCACGAGACCGAGCTGGTGCTGGCCCCGACCCGGCTGCGCAAACGCGTGGCGGTCGTGGGAGCCGGCCCGGCGGGACTCGCCTGCGCCGTCTCCGCCGCCGAACGCGGCCATGACGTCACGCTCTTCGACGCCGCGAGCGAGATCGGCGGCCAGCTCAACGTGGCCCGCCGGGTCCCCGGCAAGCAGGAGTTCGACGAGACGATCCGCTACTTCCGCCACCAGCTGGACGCCCACGACGTGGACGTACGGCTGAACACCCCCGTGGACGCGGGGGACTTGTCCGCCTACGACGAGGTCGTCGTGGCCACCGGCGTCACCCCGCGCACTCCCGACATCCCGGGCGTCGACCACCCCAGCGTGGTCGGCTACCTCGATGTCCTGCGCGACGGCGCCCCTGTCGGCGACCGGGTGGCGATCCTCGGCGCCGGGGGCATCGGCTTCGACGTCGCCGAGTTCCTCACCGACGGCGGCGACAAGGCGCACGAGAACCCTGAGACGTACTTCCGCCAGTGGGGCGTCGACATGGACTACACGGCACCCGGCGGACTCGCGGCCCCCGAACGCCCCGCCCCGCCGCGCACCGTGCACCTCCTCCAGCGCAAGACCAGCAAGGTCGGTGCCGGGCTCGGCAAGACCACCGGCTGGATCCACCGCACCGAGCTCAAGCACCGGGGCGTCACCATGGTCCCGGGTGCGCGCTACGACCGTATCGACGACGCCGGAGTGCATGTCACCGTCGGCGAGGAGAGCACGGTCCTGGAGGTCGACACCGTCGTGCTGTGCACCGGGCAGGATCCGCGCCGGGACCTGTACGAGGAGCTCGTCGCCGCGGGCCGCAGCGCGCACCTGATCGGCGGGGCCGACGTGGCCGCCGAGCTGGACGCCAAGCGGGCGATCAAGCAGGGCACCGAGGTCGCGGCCGCCCTCTGA